The following proteins come from a genomic window of Sesamum indicum cultivar Zhongzhi No. 13 linkage group LG10, S_indicum_v1.0, whole genome shotgun sequence:
- the LOC105176456 gene encoding protein WVD2-like 2 isoform X2 — protein sequence MGRDVTGLRIDKKTNMVNDKSNGTLHSAVHAAPKALPEKSERKDYQPEDHNTKGRLPNEFNEQQDVLGVKSTNHEPAEKIIKAEAQKSTDKKLSSPAKPASGSAANSFEPLTPGLEADKQTSSATYANGTENNNFGVQVLPKSNDSHSPKSSKKSQSNSNFMSRKLPQPNDKNYYDEEDNWSLASSTATSVRTRITVPVAPRFSCVDRLERRKEFYSKLEEKHKALEKEKLEYEARTKEDEQAAIKQLRKTMVYKANPVPSFYREGPPPKVELKKLPVTRAKSPNLTRRKSCGDAVKSSPDDKGLCGRATRHSVGIYREGKASPVQKKSSPLTPKSKDHAGLRKSNGSNKVKKNSPQQFKETTGSSHVKEEANVDVSVES from the exons ATGGGGAGGGATGTTACAGGTTTACGTATTGATAAGAAGACCAATATGGTCAATGATAAATCGAATGGTACCCTTCATAGTGCAGTTCATGCCGCTCCCAAGGCCTTACCAGAAAAATCTGAAAGAAAGGACTATCAGCCAGAGGATCATAACACAAAAGGCAGACTTCCTAATGAATTCAATGAGCAGCAAGATGTGCTAGGGGTGAAAAGCACCAACCATGAGCCTGCGGAAAAAATCATTAAGGCTGAAGCTCAGAAGTCAACTGATAAAAAGTTAAGCTCACCTGCAAAGCCAGCATCAGGGTCTGCTGCAAATTCTTTTGAGCCTCTGACACCCGGTCTAGAAGCTGACAAACAAACTTCTTCTGCAACCTATGCTAATGGCActgaaaacaacaattttggAGTACAAGTCCTGCCTAAGTCTAATGATTCGCATTCCCCAAAGTCATCTAAAAAATCTCAG TCAAACTCAAATTTCATGTCAAGGAAGCTGCCGCAGCCtaatgacaaaaattattacgaTGAAGAAGATAATTGGTCCTTGGCATCCTC TACCGCAACTTCTGTGCGGACCAGAATTACAGTTCCAGTAGCTCCAAGATTCAGCTGCGTGGACCGTTTAGAGAGACGTAAGGAG TTTTACTCTAAGTTGGAAGAAAAACACAAAGCCTTGGAGAAAGAGAAACTTGAATATGAAGCTAGAACCAAG GAAGACGAACAAGCAGCTATAAAGCAGCTGAGGAAGACCATGGTGTACAAAGCAAATCCAGTTCCTAGTTTTTATCGTGAAGGACCTCCACCAAAAGTAGAGCTTAAAAAG TTGCCAGTCACCCGTGCCAAATCACCAAATCTAACGAGGAGAAAGAGCTGCGGTGATGCAGTGAAATCATCTCCTGATGACAAGGGACTTTGTGGACGAGCAACTCGTCACAGTGTGGGTATTTACAGAGAAGGCAAAGCCTCTCCTGTTCAGAAGAAATCGTCTCCGCTTACTCCGAAGAGTAAGGATCATGCTGGTCTGCGAAAGTCGAACGGATCCAACAAAGTCAAGAAGAACAGTCCACAACAATTTAAAGAGACGACCGGGAGCTCTCATGTCAAAGAGGAGGCCAACGTGGATGTCTCCGTTGAGTCTTGA
- the LOC105176456 gene encoding protein WVD2-like 2 isoform X1 has protein sequence MQMGRDVTGLRIDKKTNMVNDKSNGTLHSAVHAAPKALPEKSERKDYQPEDHNTKGRLPNEFNEQQDVLGVKSTNHEPAEKIIKAEAQKSTDKKLSSPAKPASGSAANSFEPLTPGLEADKQTSSATYANGTENNNFGVQVLPKSNDSHSPKSSKKSQSNSNFMSRKLPQPNDKNYYDEEDNWSLASSTATSVRTRITVPVAPRFSCVDRLERRKEFYSKLEEKHKALEKEKLEYEARTKEDEQAAIKQLRKTMVYKANPVPSFYREGPPPKVELKKLPVTRAKSPNLTRRKSCGDAVKSSPDDKGLCGRATRHSVGIYREGKASPVQKKSSPLTPKSKDHAGLRKSNGSNKVKKNSPQQFKETTGSSHVKEEANVDVSVES, from the exons AT GCAAATGGGGAGGGATGTTACAGGTTTACGTATTGATAAGAAGACCAATATGGTCAATGATAAATCGAATGGTACCCTTCATAGTGCAGTTCATGCCGCTCCCAAGGCCTTACCAGAAAAATCTGAAAGAAAGGACTATCAGCCAGAGGATCATAACACAAAAGGCAGACTTCCTAATGAATTCAATGAGCAGCAAGATGTGCTAGGGGTGAAAAGCACCAACCATGAGCCTGCGGAAAAAATCATTAAGGCTGAAGCTCAGAAGTCAACTGATAAAAAGTTAAGCTCACCTGCAAAGCCAGCATCAGGGTCTGCTGCAAATTCTTTTGAGCCTCTGACACCCGGTCTAGAAGCTGACAAACAAACTTCTTCTGCAACCTATGCTAATGGCActgaaaacaacaattttggAGTACAAGTCCTGCCTAAGTCTAATGATTCGCATTCCCCAAAGTCATCTAAAAAATCTCAG TCAAACTCAAATTTCATGTCAAGGAAGCTGCCGCAGCCtaatgacaaaaattattacgaTGAAGAAGATAATTGGTCCTTGGCATCCTC TACCGCAACTTCTGTGCGGACCAGAATTACAGTTCCAGTAGCTCCAAGATTCAGCTGCGTGGACCGTTTAGAGAGACGTAAGGAG TTTTACTCTAAGTTGGAAGAAAAACACAAAGCCTTGGAGAAAGAGAAACTTGAATATGAAGCTAGAACCAAG GAAGACGAACAAGCAGCTATAAAGCAGCTGAGGAAGACCATGGTGTACAAAGCAAATCCAGTTCCTAGTTTTTATCGTGAAGGACCTCCACCAAAAGTAGAGCTTAAAAAG TTGCCAGTCACCCGTGCCAAATCACCAAATCTAACGAGGAGAAAGAGCTGCGGTGATGCAGTGAAATCATCTCCTGATGACAAGGGACTTTGTGGACGAGCAACTCGTCACAGTGTGGGTATTTACAGAGAAGGCAAAGCCTCTCCTGTTCAGAAGAAATCGTCTCCGCTTACTCCGAAGAGTAAGGATCATGCTGGTCTGCGAAAGTCGAACGGATCCAACAAAGTCAAGAAGAACAGTCCACAACAATTTAAAGAGACGACCGGGAGCTCTCATGTCAAAGAGGAGGCCAACGTGGATGTCTCCGTTGAGTCTTGA